From Streptomyces sp. NBC_01460, a single genomic window includes:
- a CDS encoding isochorismate synthase yields the protein MSASLRTPTAPTAPPPHDAPGAATALLEAYRPGTDRFLATPRHTLLGSGTTAPVPHDSRPLTLRVQEVLDAARRAGGPVPVVMGSVPFAPGGEAALAVPETVRRATALREDPLVALHGPDVDRSADWRIREVPAAQEYSDAVAAAVQRMRAGEFDKVVLARTLELTSARDLDLPAMLSRLARRDPDGYTFAVPSGPGRTLVGASPELLVARRGGRLVANPLAGSAQRSNDLAEDVRRAAALLDSPKDLHEHAVVVDAIREALAPFCVSLDVPERPTLVRTAAMWHLSTTLTGELRDPSSTALDLASALHPTPAVCGTPTDVARQVIADSEPFDRGAYTGMVGWQDADGDGDWVVTIRCAEAEGRTLRLFAGAGVVAESSPAAETAETAAKFRTFLSAVGAAL from the coding sequence ATGTCTGCCTCTCTGCGCACACCCACCGCTCCCACCGCTCCTCCCCCACACGACGCCCCCGGTGCGGCGACCGCCCTGCTGGAGGCCTACCGGCCCGGCACGGACCGCTTCCTCGCCACGCCCCGGCACACCCTGCTCGGCTCGGGCACCACGGCGCCGGTGCCGCACGACTCCCGGCCGCTGACCCTGCGGGTGCAGGAGGTCCTGGACGCCGCCCGGCGTGCGGGCGGGCCCGTACCGGTCGTCATGGGCTCCGTGCCCTTCGCGCCCGGCGGCGAGGCGGCGCTCGCCGTCCCGGAGACGGTCAGGCGGGCGACCGCCCTGCGCGAGGACCCGCTCGTCGCGCTGCACGGCCCCGACGTGGACCGGAGCGCCGACTGGCGGATACGCGAGGTCCCCGCCGCTCAGGAGTACTCCGACGCGGTCGCCGCGGCCGTGCAGCGGATGCGCGCAGGGGAGTTCGACAAGGTCGTCCTCGCCCGCACGCTGGAGCTGACGTCGGCGCGCGACCTCGACCTGCCGGCCATGCTGAGCCGACTGGCACGCCGTGACCCCGACGGATACACCTTCGCCGTACCCAGCGGTCCGGGCCGCACCCTCGTCGGGGCGAGCCCCGAGCTCCTCGTGGCCCGCCGGGGCGGCCGGCTCGTCGCCAACCCGCTGGCGGGATCCGCCCAGCGCAGCAACGACCTGGCGGAGGACGTCCGCAGGGCGGCCGCTCTCCTGGACTCGCCGAAGGACCTCCACGAGCACGCCGTCGTGGTCGACGCCATCCGCGAGGCGCTCGCACCGTTCTGCGTCAGCCTGGACGTGCCCGAACGCCCCACCCTCGTACGGACCGCCGCCATGTGGCACCTGTCGACGACGCTGACCGGCGAGCTGCGCGACCCCTCGTCCACCGCCCTGGACCTGGCGTCGGCCCTGCATCCCACCCCCGCCGTCTGCGGCACGCCGACCGACGTGGCCCGGCAGGTCATCGCGGACTCCGAACCCTTCGACCGCGGCGCGTACACCGGCATGGTCGGCTGGCAGGACGCGGACGGCGACGGCGACTGGGTCGTGACGATCCGCTGCGCCGAGGCCGAGGGCCGCACCCTGCGGCTGTTCGCCGGCGCGGGCGTCGTGGCGGAGTCCTCGCCGGCCGCCGAGACGGCGGAGACCGCGGCCAAGTTCCGCACGTTCCTGAGCGCCGTCGGAGCCGCACTGTGA
- a CDS encoding 2,3-dihydro-2,3-dihydroxybenzoate dehydrogenase, translated as MSHEQELAGRLALVTGAGRGIGEAVVHALASRGARVLATDLAGDGVAALAGTYDGRVTARILDVTDSTAVEELVAEAESTLGPLDIAVNVAGILRGSPVAGISDEEWATTFAVNTHGVFHVSRSVSRRMTGRGSGSIVTVASNAAGIPRTNMAAYAASKAAAVMFTKCLGLEVASRGVRCNTVSPGSTLTDMQRGMWTAGDEEASARGVIEGDPAAYRTGIPLGRIADPSDIADAVAFLVSDRARHITMHDLYVDGGATLRA; from the coding sequence GTGAGCCATGAGCAGGAGCTCGCCGGGCGGCTCGCCCTCGTGACGGGCGCGGGCCGCGGCATAGGCGAGGCGGTCGTCCACGCGCTGGCCTCCCGAGGGGCCCGCGTCCTCGCCACGGACCTGGCCGGGGACGGTGTCGCCGCCCTGGCCGGGACGTACGACGGCCGGGTGACCGCGCGCATCCTCGACGTCACGGACTCCACGGCCGTCGAGGAGCTCGTCGCGGAGGCGGAGAGCACGCTCGGCCCGCTGGACATCGCGGTCAACGTGGCCGGGATCCTCCGTGGTTCGCCCGTCGCCGGCATCTCCGACGAGGAGTGGGCGACCACCTTCGCCGTCAACACCCACGGCGTCTTCCACGTGTCACGGTCCGTATCCCGCCGGATGACCGGGCGGGGTTCGGGCAGCATCGTCACCGTCGCGTCCAACGCCGCGGGCATCCCCCGTACGAACATGGCCGCGTACGCAGCCTCCAAGGCGGCGGCCGTGATGTTCACCAAGTGCCTCGGGCTCGAAGTGGCGTCCCGGGGCGTGCGGTGCAACACCGTCTCGCCCGGATCGACCCTGACCGACATGCAGCGTGGCATGTGGACCGCGGGCGACGAGGAGGCCTCCGCCCGCGGCGTCATCGAGGGCGACCCGGCGGCCTACCGCACCGGAATCCCGCTCGGCCGGATCGCGGACCCCTCCGACATCGCCGACGCGGTCGCCTTCCTCGTGTCCGACCGCGCCCGCCACATCACCATGCACGACCTGTACGTCGACGGCGGAGCCACCCTGCGGGCCTGA
- a CDS encoding iron-siderophore ABC transporter substrate-binding protein: protein MAPYSSPSSRGTARPVVSAALLTLCALTLSACGSEDKAGTAGAEAGATTRVTDAAGTKVEVPATPERVVALSEMDLDASLALGVEPVGLTAGRGQKGAPQYLADQARSIPVVGAVTGPDIEKVVQAKPDVILAGQLADEQVLAQLRKIAPTVVTIDGTKDWKKALQLTGTTLGRSNEAKKFLADYETRAAALTTDLGERAGASVSVARYSAKGTAVMQQGVFISDVLKDLGFTRPGIQNDKGEGHSTPLSDENLEEIDGDWLFIGSLDASTDAGLLGELAEKPAYGQLGAVREKHATVIDGSKWTSLGGAQAAVSVLDDIRKAMVK from the coding sequence ATGGCGCCGTATTCGTCCCCCTCGTCCCGCGGTACCGCACGCCCCGTCGTGTCGGCGGCCCTGCTCACCCTCTGCGCCCTCACGCTGAGCGCCTGCGGCTCCGAGGACAAAGCCGGAACGGCCGGCGCGGAAGCCGGGGCGACGACCCGGGTCACGGACGCGGCCGGGACGAAGGTGGAGGTGCCGGCCACGCCGGAGCGCGTGGTCGCGCTCAGCGAGATGGACCTGGACGCCTCCCTCGCCCTGGGCGTGGAGCCGGTGGGACTGACCGCGGGCCGCGGCCAGAAGGGTGCGCCCCAGTACCTCGCGGACCAGGCGAGGAGCATCCCCGTCGTGGGCGCCGTCACCGGCCCGGACATCGAGAAGGTCGTCCAGGCGAAGCCGGACGTGATCCTCGCGGGGCAGCTCGCCGACGAGCAGGTGCTCGCCCAGCTCCGGAAGATCGCGCCGACGGTGGTCACCATCGACGGCACCAAGGACTGGAAGAAGGCCCTCCAGCTGACCGGCACGACGCTGGGCAGGTCCAACGAGGCGAAGAAGTTCCTCGCCGACTACGAGACCCGCGCCGCGGCCCTCACGACCGATCTCGGGGAGCGGGCCGGCGCGAGCGTGTCCGTGGCCCGCTACTCGGCCAAGGGCACCGCGGTCATGCAGCAGGGCGTCTTCATCAGTGACGTCCTCAAGGACCTCGGCTTCACGCGCCCGGGCATCCAGAACGACAAGGGCGAGGGTCACTCCACGCCGCTCAGCGACGAGAACCTCGAAGAGATCGACGGCGACTGGCTGTTCATCGGCTCCCTCGACGCGAGCACCGACGCCGGTCTCCTCGGCGAGCTGGCCGAGAAGCCCGCCTACGGACAGCTGGGCGCCGTGCGCGAGAAGCACGCCACCGTCATCGACGGGAGCAAGTGGACCAGCCTCGGCGGCGCCCAGGCGGCCGTCTCGGTGCTCGACGACATCCGGAAGGCCATGGTCAAGTGA
- a CDS encoding FecCD family ABC transporter permease — translation MSLAQGGRPRSAGSRPSEGPPPQGRPIPWVTTGLLVLLVALVLLSLLIGTGNSPVGRAWDFLAGDPTARADARIRLAVMDVRLPRTLAAVLVGTCLGAAGCLLQAATRNPLAETGLLGVNSGAAFAVVLGLTFFGADSPGALLVWALLGGMAASAVVLLFAGSGRTAGSPLRLVLAGSALGATFHGCTSYVLLGTQSTFDTYRYWTIGSLAGIEISDLLPLLPLVALGLLTALGCARPLSALGLGDDGARSLGHHPGRIRLVVAGAVSLLAGCAVAVAGPVAFLGLLAPYAARALTGPRMTAQLVLSALIAADIMILADVLARVVIRPWETPVSVLLAFVGGPLLVWIARSSRLSTAGAGT, via the coding sequence ATGTCGCTAGCGCAAGGGGGTCGGCCGAGATCAGCCGGATCCCGCCCCTCCGAAGGCCCCCCGCCCCAGGGGCGCCCAATTCCCTGGGTCACCACAGGACTTCTGGTCCTGCTCGTGGCCCTGGTGCTGCTCTCCCTCCTCATCGGCACGGGCAACAGCCCCGTGGGACGCGCCTGGGACTTCCTGGCCGGTGACCCCACCGCCCGGGCCGACGCCCGGATCCGGCTGGCCGTCATGGACGTACGCCTTCCCCGCACGCTCGCCGCCGTCCTCGTGGGCACCTGCCTCGGTGCGGCCGGCTGCCTGCTCCAGGCCGCGACCCGCAACCCGCTCGCCGAGACCGGACTGCTGGGCGTCAACTCCGGCGCCGCCTTCGCCGTCGTCCTCGGACTCACGTTCTTCGGCGCCGACTCCCCGGGCGCGCTGCTGGTCTGGGCCCTCCTCGGAGGCATGGCGGCCAGCGCCGTGGTCCTGCTGTTCGCCGGATCCGGACGCACCGCGGGCTCACCCCTGCGCCTCGTCCTGGCCGGCTCCGCGCTGGGCGCCACCTTCCACGGCTGTACGTCGTACGTCCTGCTGGGCACGCAGTCGACGTTCGACACCTACCGCTACTGGACGATCGGCTCGCTCGCCGGGATCGAGATCTCCGACCTCCTCCCCCTCCTGCCGCTCGTCGCGCTCGGGCTCCTCACCGCACTCGGCTGCGCCCGCCCGCTGTCGGCGCTCGGGCTCGGGGACGACGGCGCCCGCTCCCTCGGCCACCACCCCGGCCGGATCCGGCTCGTCGTCGCCGGAGCCGTCTCGCTGCTCGCCGGGTGCGCGGTCGCGGTGGCGGGGCCCGTCGCCTTCCTGGGGCTGCTCGCCCCCTACGCCGCCCGCGCGCTGACGGGACCCCGCATGACGGCCCAACTCGTCCTGTCCGCCCTGATCGCGGCCGACATCATGATCCTCGCCGACGTCCTCGCCCGGGTCGTCATCCGGCCCTGGGAGACCCCCGTCAGCGTGCTGCTCGCCTTCGTCGGCGGTCCGCTGCTCGTCTGGATCGCCCGCTCCTCACGCCTGTCCACCGCGGGGGCAGGGACATGA
- a CDS encoding FecCD family ABC transporter permease: MTDLRPTGGTVPHTPATGHPGPRTATTDVTPPDSTVLRRGAYSWLLPRRSALAAALLVPLVAVLIALAVMASSTGMSLSQTVSGLLGTGDAGTVMIVRDFRLPRVLTGLMVGAALGIAGCLTQTLAGNRLATPDLVGVNDGATAAVVAAAAGSTTGMVGDWWLGPVGAVAAAAIVVLCAGGAGSAGYRVLVTGIGVSTFIGAVSDLIMSRENDNTAGGVFLWAVGSLNGRDWSVGTPLALVLLLLVPLALAAGHRLQLLRFDDDVAASLGVDLRRLRAGALALAVALAGTAVGVGGPIAFVALAAPVLAQRLAGPTRVPVTGSALTGAALIAAADALGRVAAPVELPVGVVTSVLGGPFLLWVLFRPDRATGKA; the protein is encoded by the coding sequence ATGACCGACCTGAGACCGACCGGAGGCACGGTGCCGCACACCCCTGCGACCGGACACCCCGGACCACGCACCGCCACCACCGACGTGACGCCGCCCGACAGCACCGTGCTGCGCAGGGGCGCGTACTCCTGGCTCCTCCCGCGCCGCAGCGCGCTCGCCGCCGCGCTCCTCGTGCCCCTCGTCGCCGTCCTCATCGCCCTCGCGGTGATGGCGAGTTCGACCGGCATGAGCCTGTCGCAGACCGTCTCCGGACTCCTCGGCACCGGCGACGCCGGGACCGTCATGATCGTGCGGGACTTCCGGCTGCCCCGCGTCCTCACCGGCCTCATGGTCGGTGCCGCGCTCGGCATCGCCGGCTGCCTCACCCAGACCCTGGCGGGCAACCGCCTGGCCACACCCGACCTGGTCGGGGTCAACGACGGTGCCACGGCGGCCGTCGTCGCCGCCGCGGCGGGATCCACCACCGGCATGGTCGGCGACTGGTGGCTCGGCCCCGTCGGTGCCGTCGCCGCCGCCGCGATCGTCGTCCTCTGCGCGGGCGGAGCGGGCAGCGCCGGCTACCGGGTCCTGGTGACCGGCATCGGCGTCTCCACCTTCATCGGCGCCGTGAGCGACCTGATCATGTCCCGCGAGAACGACAACACCGCGGGCGGTGTCTTCCTCTGGGCCGTCGGCAGCCTCAACGGACGGGACTGGAGCGTCGGTACGCCGCTGGCCCTGGTCCTGCTCCTCCTCGTACCCCTCGCCCTCGCGGCCGGCCACCGGCTGCAGCTGCTGCGCTTCGACGACGACGTCGCCGCCTCCCTGGGCGTCGACCTGCGCCGGCTGCGCGCGGGCGCGCTCGCCCTCGCCGTCGCCCTCGCGGGCACCGCCGTCGGCGTCGGAGGGCCCATCGCCTTCGTCGCCCTCGCCGCCCCGGTCCTGGCCCAGCGGCTGGCCGGCCCCACCCGGGTCCCCGTCACCGGCTCCGCGCTCACCGGCGCCGCGCTGATCGCCGCGGCCGACGCCCTCGGACGCGTCGCCGCACCCGTCGAACTGCCCGTCGGCGTCGTCACCAGCGTCCTCGGCGGCCCCTTCCTGCTCTGGGTCCTGTTCCGCCCGGACCGTGCCACCGGAAAGGCATGA
- a CDS encoding ABC transporter ATP-binding protein — translation MTDAPRETAPGLEVSALHAGYPGRPVVEDVDLTVPAGQVVAIVGPNGCGKSTLLRTVARLHRPESGTVKVDGEDIWELGRRRAAHRVALLPQSPRAPEAVTVAGLVRYGRHPQQGLLRQWSREDENAVRDALEATGTTALATERLDRLSGGQRQRCWLAMVLAQQTPVVLLDEPTSALDLGHAVEVLELVREVAAAGRTVVMVQHDLVAASRYADLLVAMKDGRVVARGEPSATVDEALVKELYGVEADILRAPGDDAPVVVPRSGRLTWRR, via the coding sequence ATGACCGACGCACCCCGCGAGACCGCTCCCGGCCTCGAAGTCAGCGCGCTCCACGCCGGATACCCCGGCCGTCCCGTCGTCGAGGACGTCGACCTCACCGTTCCCGCCGGACAGGTCGTCGCGATCGTCGGCCCCAACGGCTGCGGCAAGTCGACCCTGTTGCGGACCGTCGCGCGACTGCACCGCCCCGAGTCCGGAACCGTGAAGGTCGACGGCGAGGACATATGGGAGCTCGGCCGGCGCCGGGCCGCCCACCGCGTCGCACTTCTGCCGCAGTCGCCCCGCGCGCCCGAGGCCGTCACCGTCGCCGGGCTCGTCCGTTACGGCCGCCACCCCCAGCAGGGCCTGCTGCGCCAGTGGTCCCGGGAGGACGAGAACGCCGTACGCGACGCACTGGAGGCCACCGGAACGACCGCACTGGCCACCGAGCGCCTGGACAGGCTCTCCGGCGGCCAGCGTCAGCGGTGCTGGCTCGCGATGGTCCTCGCCCAGCAGACCCCGGTCGTCCTCCTCGACGAACCGACCAGCGCCCTCGACCTCGGCCACGCCGTGGAGGTCCTGGAGCTGGTGCGGGAGGTGGCCGCAGCGGGCCGCACCGTCGTCATGGTGCAGCACGACCTGGTGGCGGCCTCCCGGTACGCCGATCTCCTCGTGGCCATGAAGGACGGGCGCGTCGTCGCCCGGGGCGAGCCGTCCGCCACGGTCGACGAGGCGCTGGTGAAGGAGCTCTACGGCGTGGAGGCGGACATCCTTCGCGCACCGGGTGACGACGCGCCCGTGGTGGTACCCAGGAGCGGTCGCCTCACGTGGCGGAGGTGA
- a CDS encoding MFS transporter gives MQHANAANRLDRLPISRFHKITLLAVAFAYFFEFADINSFATTAPKLIDLWGVTVDQVAYVTSLSFVGMFLGSVVAGTIADRWGRKKSLLRTTLFFGVFSFVSVFSWDVVSLGVFRVLTSAGLSAMTVVAVIYVNEMYPAAVRGKYQAYAMVIGICGTPATNLVASLVVPLSDWSWRLVYLWGSLGILLVLFSRHIEESPRWHESRGDHAAADAVLSRIEAQVTAEKGPLAEPAEPVEEPPAVKAPLRLLLRKRYLAPTLLLTVLWVTQTIGFFGYSSWAPTLLAKEGFSVEKSVFYVALTTVGAPLGSYLASLVTDRFERKWCLVAFGTVIALCGLLYGLTFDPLLIVVFGFLVNLFERGYTALAYAYSPELFDTRSRSLGTGITYGLGRLSNAAGPLVIAALYNRTGYQSVFYFIAGTWMVGAVALAVFGPRSRPVRPAVREPKRVTSAT, from the coding sequence ATGCAGCACGCCAATGCGGCGAACCGGCTGGACCGGCTGCCGATCTCGCGCTTCCACAAGATCACCCTGCTGGCCGTCGCGTTCGCCTACTTCTTCGAGTTCGCGGACATCAACAGCTTCGCGACGACCGCCCCGAAACTCATCGACCTGTGGGGTGTGACGGTCGATCAGGTCGCTTACGTCACCTCGCTGTCGTTCGTCGGCATGTTCCTCGGCTCCGTCGTCGCGGGCACGATCGCCGACCGGTGGGGCCGGAAGAAGTCCCTGCTCCGCACCACCCTGTTCTTCGGTGTCTTCTCCTTCGTCTCGGTGTTCTCGTGGGACGTCGTCTCTCTGGGCGTCTTCCGGGTGCTCACCTCGGCCGGTCTGTCGGCGATGACCGTCGTGGCGGTCATCTACGTCAACGAGATGTATCCGGCCGCCGTCCGCGGGAAGTACCAGGCGTACGCCATGGTCATCGGCATCTGCGGCACGCCGGCCACCAACCTGGTCGCCAGTCTCGTCGTCCCGCTCAGCGACTGGTCGTGGCGGCTGGTCTACCTCTGGGGTTCGCTCGGCATCCTCCTCGTGCTGTTCTCCAGGCACATCGAGGAGTCGCCCCGCTGGCACGAGAGCAGGGGCGACCATGCCGCGGCCGACGCGGTCCTGAGCCGGATCGAGGCACAGGTGACCGCCGAGAAGGGACCGCTGGCCGAGCCCGCGGAGCCCGTCGAGGAGCCCCCGGCCGTCAAGGCCCCGCTGCGCCTGCTGCTGCGGAAGCGGTACCTCGCCCCGACGCTCCTGCTCACCGTCCTGTGGGTGACGCAGACCATCGGCTTCTTCGGCTACTCGAGCTGGGCCCCCACCCTGCTGGCCAAGGAGGGCTTCAGCGTCGAGAAGTCCGTCTTCTACGTCGCCCTGACCACGGTCGGCGCTCCCCTCGGCTCCTACCTGGCCTCCCTGGTCACCGACCGGTTCGAGCGCAAGTGGTGTCTCGTCGCCTTCGGTACGGTCATCGCGCTGTGCGGCCTGCTCTACGGGCTGACCTTCGACCCGCTCCTGATCGTGGTCTTCGGCTTCCTGGTGAACCTGTTCGAGCGCGGCTACACGGCCCTCGCGTACGCCTACTCCCCCGAGCTCTTCGACACCCGGAGCCGCTCCCTGGGAACGGGCATCACCTACGGTCTCGGCCGGCTGTCGAACGCCGCGGGCCCGCTCGTCATCGCGGCGCTCTACAACCGCACCGGCTACCAGAGCGTCTTCTACTTCATCGCCGGCACCTGGATGGTCGGCGCCGTCGCCCTGGCCGTCTTCGGCCCCCGGTCCCGGCCGGTCCGCCCGGCGGTCAGGGAGCCGAAGCGCGTCACCTCCGCCACGTGA
- a CDS encoding amidohydrolase family protein, protein MRLQEISVVPSPKTPGWLDWYKDPSVPVFRLPAGAVDAHCHVFGPQAAFPFAPERKYTPCDAGKSELASLHDRLGVSRAVIVQATCHGADNTAMTDAVRAAGGRARGIATVRPDVADAELRELDAAGVRGVRFNFLRRLVDTSPKEDLTAIAEKIAPLGWHIVLYFESADLPELEGFFGSLPTPLVIDHMGRPDVTLPVGGPQFSRFLGFVDSHDVWVKVTCPERLSVSGPPALDGEQYAYTDVVPFGRRVVEEFPDRVLWGTDWPHPNLTGHMPDDGLLVDHVPRIAVTAEQQRRLLVDNPMSLYWPGEGA, encoded by the coding sequence ATGCGCCTCCAGGAGATCTCAGTGGTTCCCTCCCCCAAGACACCCGGCTGGCTCGACTGGTACAAGGATCCGTCCGTACCCGTGTTCCGGCTTCCTGCGGGCGCCGTCGACGCCCACTGCCATGTGTTCGGGCCGCAGGCCGCGTTCCCCTTCGCCCCGGAGCGCAAGTACACCCCCTGCGACGCCGGGAAGAGTGAACTCGCCTCACTGCATGACCGGTTGGGCGTAAGCCGCGCCGTGATCGTCCAGGCGACGTGTCACGGCGCGGACAACACCGCCATGACCGACGCCGTCCGCGCGGCCGGTGGCCGGGCCCGCGGCATCGCGACCGTCCGGCCGGACGTCGCCGACGCCGAACTGCGCGAACTGGACGCGGCCGGGGTGCGCGGGGTGCGCTTCAACTTCCTGCGTCGCCTGGTCGACACCTCCCCGAAGGAGGACCTGACGGCGATCGCCGAGAAGATCGCCCCGCTCGGCTGGCACATCGTGCTCTATTTCGAGAGCGCCGATCTTCCCGAGCTGGAGGGCTTCTTCGGCTCCCTGCCCACCCCCCTCGTCATCGACCACATGGGCCGGCCGGACGTGACCCTGCCGGTGGGCGGCCCGCAGTTCAGCCGCTTCCTCGGCTTCGTCGACTCCCACGACGTCTGGGTGAAGGTGACCTGCCCCGAACGCCTCAGCGTGAGCGGTCCTCCCGCCCTCGACGGCGAGCAGTACGCGTACACCGATGTCGTGCCCTTCGGCCGCCGCGTCGTCGAGGAGTTCCCCGACCGGGTCCTGTGGGGCACGGACTGGCCCCACCCCAACCTCACCGGTCACATGCCCGACGACGGGCTCCTGGTCGACCACGTGCCACGGATCGCGGTCACCGCCGAGCAGCAGCGGCGGCTCCTCGTCGACAACCCGATGAGCCTGTACTGGCCCGGCGAAGGCGCCTGA
- the ligK gene encoding 4-carboxy-4-hydroxy-2-oxoadipate aldolase/oxaloacetate decarboxylase, which translates to MYELGVVHRSVERPDPSDVEALRPFGVSTVHEAMGRTGLMRPYIRPVYPGAALCGTAVTVLLQPGDNWMLHVAVEQLQPGDVLVAACTTECEDGFFGELLATSVRARGGVGLIIDGGCRDVRELREMDFPVFSRAVNSKGTVKATLGSVNVPVVCANALVRPGDVVVADADGVVVVPAGRVAETADASRRREDNEESKRRRLAAGELGLDMYGMRGPLEAAGLRYID; encoded by the coding sequence ATGTACGAACTCGGAGTGGTCCACCGCTCTGTCGAACGCCCTGACCCCTCGGACGTCGAGGCGCTGCGGCCCTTCGGTGTCAGCACCGTCCACGAGGCGATGGGCCGAACCGGCCTGATGCGCCCCTACATCCGCCCCGTCTACCCCGGGGCGGCCCTCTGCGGGACCGCGGTCACCGTGCTGCTGCAGCCCGGCGACAACTGGATGCTCCACGTGGCCGTGGAGCAACTGCAGCCGGGCGACGTCCTCGTGGCGGCGTGCACCACCGAGTGCGAGGACGGGTTCTTCGGCGAGCTCCTCGCCACCTCGGTGCGCGCCCGGGGCGGGGTGGGCCTGATCATCGACGGCGGGTGCCGCGACGTCCGCGAACTGCGGGAGATGGACTTCCCTGTCTTCAGCCGGGCCGTCAACTCCAAGGGGACGGTGAAGGCCACCCTCGGCTCGGTGAACGTGCCCGTCGTGTGCGCCAACGCCCTGGTGCGTCCGGGCGATGTGGTGGTCGCGGACGCGGACGGCGTGGTCGTGGTCCCCGCCGGCCGGGTCGCCGAGACCGCCGACGCCTCCCGCCGCCGGGAGGACAACGAGGAGAGCAAGCGACGCCGCCTCGCCGCGGGAGAGCTGGGCCTCGACATGTACGGCATGCGCGGCCCCCTCGAAGCCGCCGGGCTGCGCTACATCGACTGA
- a CDS encoding amidohydrolase family protein, with the protein MIIDCHGHYTTAPPALENWRNEQIAGLGDPSASPRRADLKISDDELRESVETNQLRLMDERGIDMTVFSPRASFMAHHVGDFSASAAWAALCNELCFRVSRLYPERFVPAAMLPQSPGVDPATCIPELTRCVEEYGAVALNLNPDPSGGHWTSPPLTDRSWYPLYEKMAEYDVPAMVHVSTSVNPAFHTTGAHYLNADTTAFMQLVQGDLFTDFPTLRLVIPHGGGAVPYHWGRFRGLAMALGKPPLEEHVLGNVFFDTCVYHQPGSDLLFDVVPTRNILFASEMIGAVRDIDPRTGHHFDDTRRYVEAAGLSPDGLADIQERNARSVYPRLHALLKRQGR; encoded by the coding sequence ATGATCATCGACTGTCACGGCCACTACACGACGGCTCCGCCCGCCCTGGAGAACTGGCGGAACGAGCAGATCGCCGGACTCGGTGACCCGTCGGCCTCCCCCCGAAGAGCCGATCTGAAGATCAGCGACGACGAGCTGCGGGAGAGCGTCGAGACCAACCAGCTGCGCCTGATGGACGAGCGCGGCATCGACATGACGGTCTTCTCGCCGCGGGCGTCGTTCATGGCCCATCACGTGGGCGACTTCAGCGCCTCCGCCGCGTGGGCGGCGCTCTGCAACGAGCTGTGCTTCCGTGTCAGCCGGCTCTACCCGGAGCGCTTCGTCCCCGCCGCGATGCTCCCGCAGTCACCGGGCGTCGACCCCGCGACTTGCATACCGGAGCTCACCAGGTGCGTGGAGGAGTACGGCGCGGTCGCGCTGAACCTCAATCCGGACCCCTCCGGGGGGCACTGGACCTCTCCACCCCTCACCGACCGCTCCTGGTACCCCCTGTACGAGAAGATGGCCGAGTACGACGTCCCCGCGATGGTCCACGTCAGCACCAGCGTGAACCCCGCGTTCCACACGACGGGCGCGCACTACCTCAACGCCGACACCACCGCGTTCATGCAGCTCGTGCAGGGGGACCTCTTCACGGACTTCCCCACCCTCCGCCTGGTCATCCCCCACGGCGGCGGAGCCGTCCCCTACCACTGGGGCAGGTTCCGGGGCCTGGCGATGGCACTCGGGAAGCCGCCGCTGGAGGAGCACGTCCTGGGCAACGTCTTCTTCGACACGTGCGTCTACCACCAGCCCGGATCGGACCTCCTCTTCGATGTCGTCCCCACCCGGAACATCCTCTTCGCCTCGGAGATGATCGGCGCCGTCCGCGACATCGACCCCCGGACCGGCCATCACTTCGACGACACGCGCCGCTACGTCGAGGCCGCCGGGCTGTCCCCGGACGGCCTGGCCGACATCCAGGAACGCAACGCACGTTCCGTGTACCCGCGCCTGCACGCCCTGCTGAAGCGCCAGGGCCGCTGA